In a genomic window of Methanobacterium sp.:
- a CDS encoding acetolactate synthase large subunit yields the protein MRGGEALIKSLKDQGVDVVFGYPGGQVLPLYDMIYDSDLKHILVRHEQCAAHAADGYARASGKVGVCIATSGPGATNLVTGIATAYMDSSPIVAIAGQVPSWLIGNDAFQEVDTIGMTMPITKHNFQPLLAEEIPETVKSSFYIAGTGRPGPVVIDLTKDAQEHELEFEENIKIDLPGYKPTLKGHPLQIKKAVSLIQSAKKPVILAGGGVISSSSSEELSKLAEIIEAPVTTTLLGKGSFPEDHELALGMLGMHGRKPANFAVDDCDCLIAVGCRFSDRTTGKIDEFAKNAKIIHIDIDPAEIGKNVDVDIPIVGDARIILSNLVKALSKSRVRASGEWANHLKKFKMSTVPRTSFDDIPLKPQQVIKEIMAAVDEDTIMTTDVGQNQMWMAHYFLSKKPRTFLSSGGLGTMGFGFPAAMGAKVAMPENDVVAVCGDGGFLMVSQDLATIKEYDIPVVVCVLDNRYLGMVAQWQNLFYEKRFSHTHLGEVPDFVKLAEAFGVNAERVERPGEMRETLQNAINSGEPTLIDVIIDPEEILPMVPPGRRLTEMVGEYKVEAMEGVIYPEEDERSGD from the coding sequence ATGAGAGGCGGCGAAGCGCTAATTAAATCACTAAAAGATCAGGGAGTAGACGTTGTATTTGGATATCCTGGAGGGCAGGTTCTTCCATTATACGATATGATTTACGATTCTGACTTAAAACACATTTTAGTAAGACATGAACAGTGTGCAGCCCACGCTGCAGACGGATATGCGAGAGCATCAGGAAAGGTAGGCGTATGTATTGCAACATCAGGTCCAGGAGCAACAAACCTGGTAACTGGAATTGCAACAGCTTATATGGATTCTTCGCCTATTGTGGCCATTGCTGGACAGGTCCCGTCCTGGCTTATTGGTAATGACGCATTCCAGGAAGTGGACACCATTGGAATGACCATGCCCATTACCAAACACAACTTCCAGCCACTTTTAGCTGAAGAAATACCTGAAACCGTTAAATCATCATTCTATATTGCAGGAACTGGGCGGCCAGGACCGGTGGTTATAGATCTAACAAAAGATGCCCAGGAGCATGAACTGGAATTTGAAGAAAACATTAAAATTGATTTACCTGGCTACAAACCAACACTGAAAGGACACCCATTACAGATTAAAAAAGCTGTAAGCCTGATCCAGAGTGCTAAAAAGCCTGTTATACTTGCAGGTGGTGGAGTAATCTCTTCAAGTTCTTCAGAAGAACTTTCAAAGCTTGCAGAAATTATAGAAGCACCGGTTACAACTACACTTCTGGGTAAAGGGTCTTTTCCTGAAGATCATGAATTAGCACTTGGAATGCTTGGAATGCACGGTAGAAAACCTGCTAATTTTGCAGTTGATGACTGTGATTGCTTAATAGCTGTTGGATGCAGATTTTCAGATAGGACAACTGGAAAAATAGATGAATTTGCAAAGAATGCTAAAATAATCCATATAGATATTGATCCTGCTGAAATTGGGAAAAATGTAGATGTAGATATCCCTATTGTTGGAGATGCCAGGATCATTTTATCAAACCTGGTTAAAGCCCTCTCCAAATCCAGAGTAAGAGCCAGTGGAGAATGGGCCAATCACCTTAAGAAGTTTAAAATGTCCACTGTTCCCCGAACTTCATTTGATGATATTCCATTAAAGCCGCAGCAGGTTATAAAAGAAATAATGGCAGCAGTTGATGAAGACACCATTATGACAACTGATGTTGGTCAAAATCAGATGTGGATGGCTCATTATTTCCTTTCAAAGAAACCTCGGACCTTTTTATCTTCAGGAGGGCTTGGAACCATGGGATTCGGATTCCCTGCAGCGATGGGAGCTAAAGTTGCAATGCCTGAAAACGATGTTGTTGCTGTTTGTGGGGATGGAGGATTCCTTATGGTATCACAGGACCTTGCAACCATAAAAGAATACGATATACCAGTAGTAGTTTGTGTTTTAGATAACAGGTACCTGGGAATGGTTGCACAATGGCAGAACCTCTTCTATGAAAAGAGATTTTCGCACACACATTTAGGAGAAGTTCCTGACTTTGTAAAGCTTGCAGAAGCATTTGGAGTTAACGCAGAACGTGTAGAAAGACCAGGGGAAATGCGCGAAACACTGCAAAATGCCATTAATTCAGGAGAACCAACATTGATCGATGTTATAATTGATCCTGAAGAAATTCTCCCGATGGTACCTCCAGGGCGCCGACTTACAGAAATGGTAGGAGAATATAAGGTTGAGGCAATGGAAGGAGTTATCTATCCTGAAGAAGATGAGAGGTCAGGTGATTAA
- a CDS encoding MEDS domain-containing protein: protein MGTHFCQFYQTKEDLIDVLIPYFKAGLENNEFCMWITSEPLFKKEAKKKALQKAVTKCEHFLA from the coding sequence ATGGGGACACACTTCTGCCAGTTTTATCAGACAAAAGAAGATTTAATTGATGTTCTCATCCCTTACTTTAAAGCAGGGCTTGAAAACAACGAATTTTGTATGTGGATCACTTCAGAACCTCTTTTTAAAAAGGAAGCAAAAAAAAAAGCACTGCAAAAGGCAGTTACTAAGTGCGAACACTTTTTGGCTTGA